Proteins from a genomic interval of Pseudoalteromonas rubra:
- a CDS encoding TauD/TfdA family dioxygenase, with translation MTVLEKYSVEDLQSVKGMPLLLEVALEGQRATHWAAEHAGQIDALLNDNGAVMLRGLNIMSSKQFGQVLSTLFDAELLNYSYRSTPRTELKGNVYTATEYHPDEVIPQHNEHAYSNKWAMRLGLCCLLPPQAGGETPIADSREVFKRIPQEIREKFAAKKVKYVRNYGDIDLPWSEVFQTTDKREVEQYCFNNQLDFEWIGEHRLRTSQVNPAIARHPKTDEQVWFNQAHLFHVSSLGEETCAQLLSACGEDGLPRNAFYGDGEPLEPEVLDIIRAAYDDTTLYTPWQKGDLMLVDNMLFTHGRRPFSGDRKVLVGMAREYGW, from the coding sequence ATGACAGTGTTAGAGAAGTATAGCGTGGAGGATTTACAGTCAGTTAAGGGCATGCCTCTGCTACTGGAAGTCGCTTTAGAGGGACAAAGAGCCACTCATTGGGCTGCTGAGCATGCCGGGCAAATAGATGCTCTGCTCAATGACAATGGCGCAGTGATGTTACGTGGCCTCAACATTATGAGCAGTAAACAGTTTGGTCAGGTGCTGAGCACGTTATTTGACGCTGAATTGTTGAATTACTCTTATCGCTCAACACCACGCACTGAGCTAAAAGGCAATGTGTACACCGCGACGGAATATCACCCGGATGAAGTGATCCCGCAGCACAATGAGCACGCTTATTCAAACAAGTGGGCGATGCGACTGGGACTATGTTGTTTGCTCCCCCCGCAGGCCGGAGGTGAAACCCCAATCGCTGACAGCCGGGAGGTATTTAAACGTATTCCGCAGGAGATCCGCGAAAAGTTTGCAGCGAAGAAAGTGAAGTATGTACGCAACTACGGTGATATTGATTTGCCCTGGAGCGAGGTATTTCAGACCACGGACAAGCGTGAAGTTGAGCAGTATTGTTTCAATAATCAGCTCGATTTTGAGTGGATTGGCGAGCACCGTTTGCGTACCTCGCAGGTCAACCCTGCCATTGCCAGACACCCTAAAACCGACGAACAGGTGTGGTTCAACCAGGCGCATTTATTCCATGTGTCCTCGCTGGGTGAGGAAACCTGTGCCCAGTTGCTCAGTGCCTGTGGGGAAGATGGTTTGCCGCGTAACGCATTCTATGGTGACGGTGAGCCGCTGGAACCTGAAGTGCTGGACATCATTCGTGCCGCTTATGATGACACAACGCTTTACACCCCCTGGCAAAAAGGCGATCTGATGCTGGTTGACAATATGCTGTTTACCCATGGTCGACGACCCTTTAGTGGTGACCGTAAGGTCCTGGTTGGCATGGCCAGAGAATATGGGTGGTAA
- a CDS encoding efflux RND transporter periplasmic adaptor subunit produces MDITIEEQKKFNWRYVKIALAAVVIISGAWWLKSYFGQATALVDSTDVRTAKVQNGQFQVSVRGMGVLKPKEVIWVASEVAGRVEKVFVKAGAVVEKGQPIVKLNNPKLSLVLANAQAKLEKTIAENTAQYAQFESDLLDAEAAVKRAKMTHQGNELELNAQRKLREMGNSSVSQIKFKRTEFTVQSSKLDHELQKQRLEKLKLNIEAQKLAHKAQQQTLQQELARAQEQLDNLYVRAAMDGVLQSMDLELGQDVAEGGSVGKIANPRSLIAEIDVQELQIKDVTPGLGVTIDTRKSQIQGVVSRVSPQVEKGLVAVEVDLIDALPSEARPELSIEGVINITDKPNTLFVAKPAFAEEYQSAKIFRVDSKGNIAQAVQVRFGQSSVNFIEITEGLNNGDTVIISATDNFANNEKIFLHN; encoded by the coding sequence ATGGACATTACCATTGAAGAGCAAAAGAAATTTAACTGGCGGTACGTCAAAATTGCGCTAGCCGCAGTGGTGATTATTTCCGGTGCCTGGTGGCTGAAGAGCTACTTTGGACAGGCAACCGCCCTGGTTGATAGCACAGATGTGCGCACTGCCAAAGTACAAAACGGGCAGTTTCAGGTCAGCGTGAGAGGCATGGGCGTATTGAAACCCAAAGAAGTCATTTGGGTGGCGTCTGAAGTGGCCGGGCGTGTAGAAAAGGTCTTTGTTAAAGCGGGAGCGGTGGTTGAAAAAGGGCAGCCCATAGTCAAACTCAATAACCCCAAGCTGTCGTTGGTTCTGGCCAATGCACAAGCCAAATTGGAAAAAACGATTGCTGAAAATACCGCTCAGTATGCTCAGTTTGAGTCTGACTTGCTGGATGCGGAAGCCGCGGTAAAGCGCGCAAAAATGACCCATCAGGGTAATGAGCTGGAACTTAACGCTCAGCGTAAACTGCGCGAGATGGGCAACAGCAGCGTGTCGCAAATTAAGTTTAAGCGCACTGAGTTTACCGTGCAAAGCAGCAAGCTGGACCATGAGTTACAAAAGCAACGTCTGGAAAAGCTGAAGCTCAATATTGAGGCACAAAAGCTGGCCCATAAAGCACAGCAGCAGACCCTGCAACAGGAGCTGGCCCGGGCACAAGAGCAACTCGACAACCTGTATGTCCGTGCGGCAATGGATGGTGTATTGCAAAGCATGGATCTGGAGTTAGGTCAGGATGTAGCAGAAGGTGGCAGTGTGGGCAAAATTGCCAATCCACGTAGCCTGATCGCAGAAATAGACGTGCAGGAACTGCAAATTAAGGATGTGACACCGGGTTTAGGGGTCACCATAGATACCCGTAAATCACAGATCCAGGGCGTTGTGTCTCGGGTCAGTCCTCAGGTTGAAAAGGGCCTGGTTGCGGTAGAAGTGGATTTGATCGATGCACTACCCAGTGAAGCCCGTCCGGAATTGTCAATTGAAGGGGTGATCAACATCACCGACAAGCCCAACACTTTGTTCGTTGCGAAACCTGCGTTTGCTGAGGAGTACCAAAGTGCCAAGATTTTCAGAGTCGATAGCAAAGGCAATATTGCACAGGCCGTACAGGTCAGGTTTGGGCAAAGTTCGGTGAATTTTATTGAGATTACAGAGGGGCTGAATAACGGCGATACCGTGATTATTTCCGCCACCGACAATTTTGCTAATAACGAAAAAATATTTTTACATAATTAG